One window of the Punica granatum isolate Tunisia-2019 unplaced genomic scaffold, ASM765513v2 Contig00108, whole genome shotgun sequence genome contains the following:
- the LOC116190051 gene encoding uncharacterized protein LOC116190051 — MKIGNLYFSFTNPSLFMLLTLSLVLLLVHFVTKKGGGNSVPNAWQSLVELIYDFVLNPVNEQIGGLSGNVKQKFFPRISVTFTFSLFRNPQGMIPYSFTVTSHFLITLGLSFSLFLGITIVGFQRNGLHFLSISLPAGVPLPLAPFLVLLELIPHCFRALSSGIRLFANMMAGHSSVKILSGSAWTMLCMNDLFYFIGDLGPLFIVLALTGLELGVAILQAHVSTISICIYLNDATNLHQSGWLFFYN; from the coding sequence ATGAAGATAGGAAACTTGTATTTCTCATTCACAAATCCATCTTTGTTTATGCTGCTAACTCTCAGTTTGGTCCtacttctggttcattttgtTACTAAAAAGGGAGGAGGAAACTCAGTACCAAATGCTTGGCAATCCTTGGTAGAGCTTATTTATGATTTCGTGCTAAACCCGGTAAACGAACAAATAGGTGGTCTTTCCGGAAATGTGAAACAAAAGTTTTTCCCTCGCATCTCGGTCACTTTTACTTTTTCGTTATTTCGTAATCCCCAGGGTATGATACCTTATAGCTTCACAGTGACAAGTCATTTTCTCATTACTTTAGGTCtctcattttctctttttcttggtatTACTATAGTGGGATTTCAAAGAAATGGGCTTCATTTTTTAAGTATCTCATTACCCGCAGGAGTCCCACTACCCTTAGCACCTTTTTTAGTACTCCTTGAGCTAATCCCTCATTGTTTTCGCGCATTAAGCTCAGGAATACgtttatttgctaatatgatgGCCGGTCATAGTTCAGTAAAGATTTTAAGTGGATCCGCTTGGACTATGCTATGTATGAAtgatcttttctatttcatagGAGATCTTGGTCCTTTATTTATAGTTCTTGCATTAACCGGTCTGGAATTAGGTGTAGCTATATTACAAGCTCATGTTTCTACGATCTCAATCTGTATTTACTTGAATGATGCTACAAATCTCCATCAAAGTGGTtggttatttttttataattga
- the LOC116190046 gene encoding uncharacterized protein LOC116190046, translating to MKEAIRMVLESIYDPEFPDTSHFRSGRGCHSALRRIKEEWGTSRWFLEFDIRKCFHTIDRHRLIPIFKEEIDDLKFFYSIQKVFSAGRLLGGQKGPYPVPHSVLLSALLGNIYLHKLDQEIGRIRQKYEIPIVQRIRSVLLRTGRIDDQKNSREEASFNAPQDNRAIIVGRVKSIQRKAALNSLISSWHTPPTSTPRLRGDQKRLFVFPPSSALAAFLNKPSSLLCAAFLIESAGFTPKAEFYGRERWNNNWAMRDLIKYCKRKGLLIELGGEAILVIRSDRRLARKLAPLKTQTLIRICYARYADDSLLGIVGAVELLIEIQKRITHFLQSGLNLEVGSAGSTTIAARSTVEFLGTVIREVPPRTTPNKFLRELEKRLRVKHRIHITACHLRSAIHSKFRNLELSIPIKELTKGMSETGSLLDGVQLVETLGTAGVRSPQVSVLWGTVKHIRQGSRGISLLHSSGRSKVPLDLQQAVSRSGMSVQKLSLYTPAGRKAAGEGGGHWAGAISSEFPIQIEAPIKKILRRLRDRGIISRRRPWPIHVACLTNVSDGDIVNWSAGIAISPLSYYRCCDNLYQVRTIVDHQIRWSAIFTLAHKHKSSTRNIILKYSKDSNIVNPEGGKTLAEFPNSIELSKLGPG from the coding sequence ATGAAAGAGGCGATCAGAATGGTACTCGAATCCATTTACGATCCCGAGTTTCCAGACACATCGCACTTCCGCTCGGGTCGAGGCTGCCACTCGGCCCTAAGACGGATCAAAGAAGAGTGGGGAACCTCTCGCTGGTTTTTGGAATTCGACATCAGGAAGTGTTTTCACACCATCGACCGACATCGACTCATCCCAATCTTTAAGGAAGAGATTGACGATCTCAAGTTCTTTTACTCCATTCAGAAAGTCTTTTCTGCCGGACGACTCCTAGGAGGTCAGAAGGGCCCTTACCCCGTCCCACACAGTGTACTACTATCGGCCCTACTGGGCAACATCTACCTACACAAGCTCGATCAGGAGATAGGGAGGATCCGACAGAAGTACGAAATTCCGATTGTTCAGAGAATCAGATCGGTTCTATTAAGGACAGGTCGTATTGATGACCAAAAAAACTCTAGAGAAGAAGCAAGCTTCAACGCTCCCCAAGACAACAGAGCCATCATTGTGGGGAGGGTAAAGAGCATCCAACGCAAAGCGGCCTTGAATTCCCTTATTTCGTCGTGGCACACCCCCCCCACAAGCACCCCCCGGCTCAGGGGGGACCAGAAAAGGCTTTTCGTTTTCCCCCCTTCGTCGGCCCTTGCCGCCTTCCTTAACAAGCCCTCGAGCCTCCTTTGCGCCGCCTTCCTCATAGAATCCGCCGGGTTTACCCCGAAGGCCGAATTCTATGGTAGAGAACGCTGGAATAATAATTGGGCCATGAGAGACCTTATTAAGTATTGCAAAAGAAAGGGCCTGCTGATAGAGCTGGGCGGGGAGGCCATACTAGTTATCAGGTCAGATAGACGCCTGGCCCGTAAGCTGGCCCCCTTAAAAACCCAAACCTTAATAAGGATTTGTTACGCGCGATATGCCGACGACTCACTACTGGGAATCGTGGGTGCCGTAGAGCTTCTCATAGAAATACAAAAACGTATCACTCACTTCCTACAATCCGGTCTGAACCTTGAGGTAGGCTCTGCAGGATCAACAACAATAGCTGCACGGAGTACGGTAGAATTCCTCGGTACGGTCATTCGGGAAGTCCCTCCGAGGACGACTCCCAACAAATTCTTGCGAGAGCTGGAGAAGCGTCTACGGGTAAAGCACCGTATCCATATAACTGCTTGCCACCTACGCTCCGCCATCCATTCCAAGTTTAGGAACCTAGAGTTGAGTATCCCGATCAAAGAGCTGACGAAGGGGATGAGCGAAACAGGGAGTCTACTGGACGGGGTTCAACTAGTGGAGACTCTTGGAACAGCTGGAGTAAGAAGTCCCCAAGTGAGCGTATTATGGGGGACCGTCAAGCACATCCGGCAAGGATCAAGGGGCATCTCATTGTTGCATAGCTCAGGTCGGAGCAAGGTGCCATTGGACCTTCAACAGGCAGTCTCACGATCGGGCATGAGTGTCCAGAAGTTGTCATTGTATACTCCCGCGGGTCGGAAGGCGGCGGGGGAAGGAGGAGGACACTGGGCGGGAGCTATCAGCAGCGAATTCCCCATACAGATAGAGGCGCCTATCAAAAAGATACTCCGGAGGCTTCGGGATCGAGGTATCATTAGCCGAAGAAGACCCTGGCCAATTCACGTGGCCTGCTTGACGAATGTCAGCGACGGAGACATCGTAAATTGGTCCGCGGGCATCGCGATAAGTCCTCTGTCCTACTACAGGTGCTGCGACAACCTTTACCAAGTCCGAACGATTGTCGACCACCAGATCCGCTGGTCTGCAATATTCACCCTAGCCCACAAGCACAAATCCTCGACGCGGAATATAATCCTAAAGTACTCCAAAGACTCAAATATAGTAAATCCAGAAGGTGGTAAAACCCTTGCAGAGTTCCCCAACAGCATAGAGCTTTCCAAGCTCGGACCCGGTTAA